A segment of the Corylus avellana chromosome ca2, CavTom2PMs-1.0 genome:
aataattaaaaaaaaagaaaaaaaaaaaagaattctgcTGTAGCCTTTATTTCCGTGTTAGTTGGCTTCTCTTAGCTTGAGATATGctaaacaagaagaaagaaacttaAGGTCGCCACATCATTTTGCAGCCTTGAGAAGATATGAAGCAGCCGGGTGGCTCAGAAAGACGGTTGGAGTTGTTGGGGGTAAAGATTTACCAGCCGAGCCTTCCGAAGAAGACTTCAGGCTCGGATTGCGAAGTGGGATAATCCTTTGCAATGTTCTTAACAAAGTTCAGTCTGGAGCTGTGCCAAAGGTATGGTTCAGAAAGGTTTTTACTTTCCTTTCAATAATTTTACTTGTAAGTTTATCTGTCTGTGGGTTTTGATGATGTTTATTCACTTATTTAGGTGGTTGAGGCCCCCTGTGATTCCGTTATTGTTCCTGATGGGGCAGCGTTATCTGCTTACCAGTACTTtgaaaatgttagaaatttCCTTGTAGCTGTGGAAGATTTGGGGCTTCCTACCTTTGAAGCCTCCGATTTGGAACAGGTGTGTCTTGTAATTTATTTAACATTAATGGGAAAATCTGTATATTGGTCTTCATCCATACCCCTTCTTTATCTGATTTactggaaaaaaagaaaaaaaaaaagaaaaaaaaaaagggcaaaatctGTGTAGTGTTATTTTTGGGTTGATGATGAACCAATATGGTGCAGAATAAATGCATTAATTTGCGTGAGTTTTCAATCTGTCATTACATTGTTTTGATCTTCTGACTTTACAGGGAGGAAAATCTGCAAGGATTGTGAACTGTGTTCTAGCACTCAAATCATATAGTGACTGGAAACAAGGAGGTGGGCTTGGATCATGGAAACTTGGTGGAAATTTGAAACCACCTACCTGTGGGAAACCCTTTCTAAGAAAAAATTCAGAACCATTCATGAATTCTTTCTCAAGGACAATATCACCGAGTGAGAAGTCTCTAGAGAGTTTGTGTAGTGATCTATCTTCATACAGTGATCTCAGTCATGACCTCAATGAAGGAGTTAGTGAggtttgtatttctgtttgcttttttctttttctttctccacttGTTGTTTGTCAAAGTAGCATGGCGCCTAAAATCTTATATGTATTCTGATCTGCAGGGATCATCTCGTTGCTTAAATATGCTAGTCCGTGAAGCTCTTTCCGATAGAAAGCATGAAGACATTCCAATTGTAAGTGTTCTTGCACTTTCTTTGTTATGAATTTTTCCTTATATAGATAGATTTTGAAGAGACTGCTTTTGATCCTGCAAAGTAAGCAGGTGGGTTTGGAAGTTATTATTGCTATCACTGACTCCTACCATGGATGCGTTTTAGACCATAAATTGTCCCAGTTGGCTGACACTAACCATTTGAGTGCAGCATTTgtataaaacccaaaaaatgtATTATGTCTTACAATATTACCCTACATGTTCATTCTTGTAGTCTTCTTGTTTGGCCTAGGTCTTTGTTATAACTGATCATATCTATGTTTTAATCATTACTTAAGAGCAACAACTGACTTTTTTGCCTGTCACAGATTGTGGAAACTATGCTTAATAAAGTCATAGAGGAGTTCGGGCGCCGCTTAGCAAGCCAAAATGAACTGGTAAGCATTTTGTTTTCTCCAATAGCGGTATTACTATGTTATACTCAAGATGCTTTTCTGACAAATATCCTTACTGCTTTTCTGACAGATGAAAACAACTGTGAAAGATATGGGAATATCTGACGTTGACAATTCTCTTTCGGAAACTGCTGATGATGATATGAAGGTATTTACATTCATCATAGAAGGTTTACAATGCGAGTGATTTACTTGTGGCATTCAGCATATATTTTTCACAAGCAAGTTGATAATATTTATGATTGCTTTTGTGTATTGAGCACAAATGAgtgacctttttctttcttcactaTGATTAAGATGAATGAGAAACCTGCCACACAAGACAAAGAGGAGGAATGTTATGACGAGAACTGTGATCTTGATGAGGGATCAAAAAGTCAATTCTCAATCCAGCATAAGTTGGTTGAACAACAACAAAGAGATATTCTGGTAAATTGCAGTAGCATCAAACTTGCCGGTAGCAAATTTGTTAATCTCATGCAATTAGTGACTTTGATGTTGATCTCCTGTAGGAACTGAAACACATTCTTCATAGTACTAAATCAGGCATGAAGTTTTTGCAGATTAAGTACCAGGAGGAATTCAGCAATCTAGGTACAcatttaaatcaaaaaaattttatggttCTATAAAGTTATTAAAGTAGGAATGATATCATTAACTTCCCTTCATAGGTAAGCACTTACATGGTCTAGCTAATGCTGCTTCCAAATACAAGagtgttcttgaagaaaaccGCAAGTTATACAATCAAGTGCAGGATCTAAAAGGTGACATTTCAATGGTGACATTGCAAATGGTTTTACTTTATGacttaaatcaataaaaattatttaagttTCTCAACAAGATCTAAGGGTCATGTTTATTATGTTTGATTAGGAAATATTAGGGTATACTGCCGAGTGAGGCCTTTCCTGCCTGGGCAACCAAACGGTTTGAATGCTGTGGGTCACATTGATGAAGGAAATATTACGATTATCGCCCCTTCAAAATATAGCAAAGAGGGACGGAAGTCATTCACTTTTAACAGAGTATTTGGTCCTTCTGCAAGCCAAGGTTGgtctctttgtttttgtttttcttcttaatttttcctttttgtcaaaATTCCTTATCTACTGCTGCTTTCCTTTCTTTGCAGAGGAGGTATTTTTAGACACGCAGCCTCTGATTCGGTCTGTTCTTGATGGTTATAATGTTTGTATATTTGCTTATGGCCAAACAGGATCAGGGAAAACTTATACTATGGTAAGAGATTCAACATGTTATCATTGGAATCAGACTCTTGATAATTTCTTTCACAATAAGGCTTTTGAGttattttttgccaaaaaaaatgcTTGGTCATTAACTATGCTTTGAGTTTTATTGATTTATCTCATCTATCAATTCAGAGTGGACCCAATGAGCTTACAGAGGAAGGCCTAGGTGTAAATTATAGAGCATTGGGTGATCTGTTTCTTCTCTCAGAACAGAGGAAAGACATTATTTCCTATGATATTTCTGTTCAGATGCTTGAAATTTACAATGAGCAAGTTAGGGATCTCCTTGTGACAGATGGTTTCAACAAAAGATATCCTTCATAACACTAGTGTTTATTCCTTTATATCATTATTGCTTGTTCTGCACCTCTTACTCCTATATGTTTTC
Coding sequences within it:
- the LOC132170708 gene encoding kinesin-like protein KIN-14I; the protein is METEQVLSFSVASMIEDILQQHGARFSDRGLASRKAGEASLRRYEAAGWLRKTVGVVGGKDLPAEPSEEDFRLGLRSGIILCNVLNKVQSGAVPKVVEAPCDSVIVPDGAALSAYQYFENVRNFLVAVEDLGLPTFEASDLEQGGKSARIVNCVLALKSYSDWKQGGGLGSWKLGGNLKPPTCGKPFLRKNSEPFMNSFSRTISPSEKSLESLCSDLSSYSDLSHDLNEGVSEGSSRCLNMLVREALSDRKHEDIPIIVETMLNKVIEEFGRRLASQNELMKTTVKDMGISDVDNSLSETADDDMKMNEKPATQDKEEECYDENCDLDEGSKSQFSIQHKLVEQQQRDILELKHILHSTKSGMKFLQIKYQEEFSNLGKHLHGLANAASKYKSVLEENRKLYNQVQDLKGNIRVYCRVRPFLPGQPNGLNAVGHIDEGNITIIAPSKYSKEGRKSFTFNRVFGPSASQEEVFLDTQPLIRSVLDGYNVCIFAYGQTGSGKTYTMSGPNELTEEGLGVNYRALGDLFLLSEQRKDIISYDISVQMLEIYNEQVRDLLVTDGFNKRLEIRNSSQNGINVPEANLVPVSSTSDVINLMNLGQKNRAVGATAMNDRSSRSHSCLTVHVQGRDLTSGSILRGCMHLVDLAGSERVDKSEVTGDRLKEAQHINKSLSALGDVISSLAQKNSHVPYRNSKLTQLLQDSLGGQAKTLMFVHISPEPDAVGETISTLKFAERVSTVELGAARVNKDGADVKELKEQIANLKAALARKEGETERPQHVTYRSPERVKIKSCGSSPSHPSWKSVGDLPGGRRQPMEDVGNLEDRNHSELKPKRRSLDLQDMLMSSAPWRPIGSPGLNGKEDDKDLLSGDWVDKIMVKKHDTASRDENPMGHWEVDNRQLPEMFGQSYLQAPSKIHPELTANKKDSLDYDVISGRYETATDDSDEHEAATSDSSEPDMLWQLNLPKGTSIPTGLGSKAKKTNVKPVKSLEFRSSIPSLSPSPSRIKPPNGVSQPLHKPGRQAIPADGKRRSGNHK